From the Pseudomonas baltica genome, one window contains:
- the tesB gene encoding acyl-CoA thioesterase II, with translation MSHVLEDLVDMLSLEPVEESIFRGRSQDLGFRQLFGGQVLGQSLSAATQTVDPERQVHSLHGYFLRPGDASLPVVYMTDKVRDGGSFSTRRVTAVQKGKPIFFCSASFQSAEEGFNHQAQMPEVVGPDNLPTELDMMHQVAHLIPEHMREKLLCAKPIEVRPVTERDPYNPKPGDPLKYVWFRADGALPDTAALHKYILAYASDFNLLTTSLLPHGKSVWHRDMQLASLDHALWFHGPLRADEWLLYAMDSPWAGNGRGFARGSIYNQAGQLVASSAQEGLIRHREDWS, from the coding sequence ATGAGCCATGTGCTGGAAGATCTGGTCGACATGCTGTCGCTGGAGCCTGTTGAAGAAAGCATCTTCCGTGGTCGCAGTCAGGACCTGGGGTTTCGCCAGTTGTTCGGTGGCCAGGTGCTGGGTCAATCGCTGTCGGCGGCCACTCAAACGGTAGATCCCGAGCGCCAGGTGCACTCGCTGCATGGCTACTTTCTGCGCCCCGGCGATGCTTCGCTGCCGGTGGTCTACATGACCGACAAGGTCCGTGATGGCGGCAGTTTCAGTACTCGGCGGGTGACCGCCGTGCAGAAGGGCAAGCCGATCTTCTTCTGCTCGGCGTCGTTCCAGAGCGCCGAGGAGGGCTTCAACCATCAGGCGCAGATGCCCGAGGTGGTGGGGCCGGACAACCTGCCCACCGAGCTGGACATGATGCATCAGGTCGCGCACCTGATCCCCGAGCACATGCGCGAAAAACTGCTGTGCGCCAAGCCCATCGAGGTGCGCCCGGTCACTGAGCGCGATCCTTATAATCCCAAGCCCGGTGACCCGCTCAAATACGTGTGGTTCCGCGCTGATGGCGCGTTGCCGGACACCGCGGCGCTGCACAAGTACATCCTCGCCTACGCCTCGGATTTCAACCTGCTGACCACCTCGTTGCTGCCCCACGGCAAATCGGTGTGGCACCGCGACATGCAGCTCGCCAGCCTCGATCATGCGCTGTGGTTCCACGGTCCGCTGCGCGCGGACGAATGGCTGCTGTATGCCATGGACAGCCCGTGGGCCGGCAATGGCCGCGGTTTCGCCCGTGGCAGCATCTATAACCAGGCGGGCCAGTTGGTGGCCTCATCCGCGCAGGAAGGCTTGATTCGTCATCGCGAGGATTGGTCATGA